In Oncorhynchus tshawytscha isolate Ot180627B linkage group LG01, Otsh_v2.0, whole genome shotgun sequence, the genomic stretch CTGAAAGGCAGGGAGAGCTACTCAATAAAggcctgggttgtgttcattaggcaccaaacagaagaaaaccgACAAACAGGGAGGAACTAACTTGACTAAGAAAAACTAATTTGATCATAAATGTAGCAAAACATGTTCTGTTACATGACCTAATGAACACAGCCCTGTTCAGCAGGGAAGGAGTGGTAAGACCAGTTGGTTGAGCCATAGCAGCTTACCTTAGTCGTGAGGTCCTGTTCAGCAGGGAGTGTTTCTCTGAGCCCAAGCAGACCATGCCTGACCAGCTCATTCAGATTACCTAAATACAGACAATGCAATGGACAAAGGGATAAATGCAAAGAGCATGTGCTGAAATGTGTGAGACAGGAGCTACAGTTAACAAGCATCAAACGGTATTTACTTTAAGTGAGTGTCTGAGTAGACATGCATTTGTGTCCTCAGGTATGTATTTGTGTTAGTACTTGTGAGAACTacaaatacagtgtgtgtgtgtgcatgctctcACAGTCCAGGAAGGTGTTCATGTGTCTCTCTAGGTATGTGCGGGCAGACTGGGAGCGGGCTCCGATGGACATGGCTTTGCAGTCGAAGTAGTTTGCAGAGGGGCAGGTCTGGAAGATATGAGGTCCCATGTCCTACAAGAAGAAACCATAAGGAGAGAATGACAGATGCTCCACATTACTAATTAATGTTGCTTTAAGAATCACATACTACTTCTAGAGTATACACCCCTTCATCAGCAGACCTAGTTTCCATTAAAAAGATGACAAAGAGAACTCACGTCGTAGCCAGCGATAAGCAGTCCCACACCATAGGGTCTTCTTCCATATCTCTGTGTGGGGATTTGGGTTTCTGAGGGACAGGTCAAGGGTTACATTGTTAACAGTCTAGAGGACAGCACGCCAATTCCCAAACCTGACCTCACCGCTTAACTCATGAAAAGCCCAAAGTGTGCATTTTGACATTGAAACATTGATTGGAGTGCCGGTGCAGGCGTCTAGAGGTGAATATGTGAAAACATGACAAAGGATACTGCTTCCAATGAGAGTGACGAGGCGTGACACTGGGAGAGGCCTGTCAAACACAAACCTGGAGTCCAGGCATTCCTGCCTCATGAAGTTACTGTCGAGGAAGACGGAAGGGGAAATCTTGACACAGATTACAGTGGATACACTTTGCATACGAAGTCATGGTATTCCTACAACTAGACACgagatgtgtgcgtgtgtgttgtacCAGAGGAGCCTGGCATCTGCAGTCAGCCCGGCAATAGAGATGCCAATGTGTTCATCAACATGGAGGATCTTCTTCTGGTGAGCAGCCAGCTCAGACTGGGCTCTCTGTGGATAAACCCGAACACAGTCTCAGTCAACAGCCCATTGATAGTCACTGCAAGTGTCAAATGTACTTAGTCAAGAGTAAGGTACTAcatgtacatttttatttcatcttAACTAGCCTGGCATACCGGAAACATAACTTTTATTCGCTCTTATTCATTTAATAAATTAGGCATAGGAGCACCGTCTACTCAGCACAAAATTGCCCTCTGGTTCTATTTTCTAGATTGCAAAGTGTGGCTCATGTCCAGTGTagcaggttaaaaaaaataaaacatactgTTTTCCTGAAGTCTCAGTGTAGCTCCTATGTAACTCTTGACAAAATAAAGCTGTCACAGTGTAGAATATAACTGGGATGTTACTGGGAAATACCTTGAGAGCAACCAGGACTGCATGGGTTCCGGACTTGAGCCCCACTGTTGCCGAACCTTGTTTCACCGCCTCCATGGCGTATTCGATCTGGTGAATGCGCCCCTGAAACAAATGCATTGATAATGTTACCTTATTTGGGAGACACTGCAGGTAATCTCATTCCCCAAACATTTAGAATCATTTCGATGTCCGTTGAGTTATGTTAATGCTGTAGTGAGTACCTTGTAAGGTCGCTTTCTCATAAGGCAACTTGGCCCTTACCTGAGGACTCCATACTGTGACGTCATTGTCGTACTGGTTACGGAactacagagagaaaaaaaggtaCCTGTGTCAATGTTTTCACGGTATATTGGTCAAGAAACACACATTACATGTTTTACTTACGTAGTTATCTTGCATTGCGATGAGTTATCTACCAAAAAACAACTCGACAAAAAATCGTGTTTGCCACCCTAGACTAAGGTATTGTATTGCTATAAATAAATTATAACGCAAGCTAGGAAGCAACCGACCTTGTGGCTTTGTTTACAGTCACCTGGCAGGGGGTGCACCCACAGAATTAGTTAGTAGAATATGAGCTCTATGGGTGCACCTCTGACGTCAAACACGTTTGAAACTTTTAGAGGTAGGTATGACAACTAGCTAAATTTGTTCCAAGCAGCTGGTTGCAAGCATTTGGAAGACAACACCGCGAACAACCATGCAATTTCAATCAGCCTTTGACTGCATAGGTAAGGACGGTTGACTGCAAAGACCAATGGCATTCGGCAAAGTTGGGTAACTTTTATGGCAGTCAAAAAACGAAAGTGAAACAAGCAACATTACACTGGCTAacgatagctagctaacgtagcatgctagttagctacctagctgtgttaggtagctaactagccatctaaagttagctaactagccaccTAAAGTTAGCTAACTAACTTAGTTACATAGTAACGTAACTAACTGCTAGCTAGGCTagtactttttatttatttcatcttatTGAGATAGTTTGCTAACAATCTAGCTCGTGCATAATCATAAACTTCCAGATGCTTGCTGTTTTGTGCTTACTCACAGTGCACTCGTTTCCTCTGCTCATAGACTTGTGCTAAGCTAGTCTGGCTAACGTACATTTAATATCCTTTCAACGagtgatagctagctagctgctctaGCTGGGATCCTTAATTATCGAACACTTTTGCCATTCAATGTATGCGATTAATTGTATTACTTATTAAGTAACATTCGCGCGTAGAaacgtaaaacaaaatgcatgctttATTCATTCTTACCATCTCTGCTGTTGCTTGGTGAACTGTGACTCTGGATTGATTTATTTCCCTAGATCTGTGACGTAAGGCAAAGTAGTAGATCTCAGAAGTCCATTCAGTAGATTAAAATTCGAAATGCAATCCAGTGGTGTAAAGCgcatagtactttaaagtatttttacttattttttttaGGGGTATctctactttactatttataatttggggaacttttacttttactccactacattcctaaagaaaataatgtcctTTTTACTcgatacattttccctgacacccaaaagtactcgttacattttgaatggttagcaggacaggaaattgtCAAATTCACGCACATAAAAAGataatccctggtcatccctactgcatctgatctggcggactcactaaatacaaatgtctgagtgttggagtgtgcctacGGGATCAATATCATGCCAAGTGTATTGTGAACACACTATGGGAGCAATATCATGCCAAGTGTATTGTGAACACACTATGGGATCAATATCATGCCAAGTGTATTGTGAACACACTATGGGATCAATATCATGCCAAGTGTATTGTGAACACACAGcatgtattttgtatttgtgtataATGATCTGTACAAATAAgtaccaatccacaaatgtaaatcacttgtTTTCATTTGGCATGATATTGATCCCATATGTGCCCCctgctatccgtaaataaaaaagaaagaaaattgtGCCctctgttaaaaaaatatataatatatttatagttttacttttaatacttaattatattttagcaattacatttacttttgaaacttaagtatatttcaaaccaaattattttttacttttactcaagtaggattgtactgggtgactttcacttttacttgagtcattttctattaagacatctttacttttactaaagtatgtCAATTGGGTATTTTACCACTGATGTAGGCAAAGATTGAAAACGTTAATAATTTTTACTTGACCAAAGACTTGCAATTTTACTGTTTAATTTAAATGATTCCTGTCAATTGTGAAATTAATTTTAAAATTCATTCCAGAATGTATGtgtatggttctcagaacgttgcAATAACTGGAATGACATATACTTGCAGTAATAAAAGCAAACAACATTTtgttttaacatttatttttctgCAATTAAGTACATAATTGCAGTGTGCCTAGATGagcactagatggcagcagtaaATTGGAAGTTTACATCACAGGCTACAGTAaactgatactgtgtgtgtgtgtgtgtgtgtgtgtgtgtttacacttttttttttctttgactTGTTGGCTTTGACAGTTATTTTGTTCAATAGGATTCATTACGCTATACATTGTCTTTCTTATTTTATGAAGTATACAGTACTACAATCTCTGTATAGGGGCATAGGTCATAGGTCAGGTAGTCATGTTTTTCTTCTATCTGCAGGGTTGCTATTTCAAGTCAGGACAGGTCTGCAAGAAATgctttgtatttcattttcaatgtaCAGAATTCCTTTGAATGGGGTTTTATCACCAAGTCCTGCCGAATCAGTCAGAGCTACAAAAAAAAAAGGTCTTGTCAATTCAGTATTGTTGAGCTGCCATCAAATTAAACCTGGATATTTTGCATTCTGAATAGACAAAATTACTCTTGAAGGAAAAATAACTAGACCAAAATCAACTTGCATCACTCCAATCAAAGCAGGGATAGGCCAAACAACAGTATAGGCTACTTTTGATTCACAATGTGCAAAAAGAGCATCATGGTCACAACACATGCTCTGTAAGCCTGTCATAACAG encodes the following:
- the LOC112214967 gene encoding proteasome subunit alpha type-1, with the translated sequence MFRNQYDNDVTVWSPQGRIHQIEYAMEAVKQGSATVGLKSGTHAVLVALKRAQSELAAHQKKILHVDEHIGISIAGLTADARLLCNFMRQECLDSRFVFDRPLPVSRLVTLIGSKTQIPTQRYGRRPYGVGLLIAGYDDMGPHIFQTCPSANYFDCKAMSIGARSQSARTYLERHMNTFLDCNLNELVRHGLLGLRETLPAEQDLTTKNVSIGIVGKDMEFTIYDDDDVAPFLVGLEERPQRKVVQAADEPAADKPDEPMDI